The DNA segment TGGCAGCCTCCCGCACTCGCCAATCCCTTCTCACGGCCAACGCACTGATGAGTAGCTCGACAGCACGCGGATCTTGCGCAACTTGCAGCGCCTCGACAGCAGCGACGCGCACCCTTTCATCTTTGTATTGTAGAAACTTTGAGGAGTGCCTCCAGACATCGTGAGTCTTTCAATTTTCCAAGAGCAAGAGCCGCGAGCGCGCGAATACTGGCTTCCACATCCCCCAACGCTGAGACAAGCAATTCGAACTGAGCAGATGGAATCAAGCAAGAAACGGATTTGATGGCAACCATCCGAACTTCGGTCGATTTATCGCGAAGCCCCCATCGCAGAACTTCATTCAAGTGCCATTTCTGGTGGACTGCCACCTTTTCGCACCTGACTCATGGAGTCTTCAATAAACTTACACCCTTTACCCGGGGACTTGAACGGCCATGAGCAACGCACCCACAACCATTTCAATTTCCAATTGGATTGGTTCATCGCTTCTACCTTTCAATCCAAGCGGCAATACGCAGCCAACCCCTGCAATCCGCCCTCGCGCCCGAAGCCGCTTTCCTTGTAACCGCCGAACGGACTCGTCGGGTCGAATTTGTTGTACGTGTTCGCCCAGACGACGCCGGCGCGCAGTTTGTTGACCATCTTGAAAATCTTGCTGCCTTTGTCTGTCCACACGCCCGCGCTCAAGCCGTAGGGGATGTTGTTCGCGCGCTCGAACGCCTCCTCCGGCGTGCGGAACGTCATCACGCTCAACACCGGCCCGAAGATTTCCTTCAAAATCCCTTCAGGCGATAGAGTTTGTTCCCATCCACTGCGCTGTTCGTCACGTTGAACTGATTGCCGACAATTGTTGCGTTCGATACGGTGCTCCAATTATTCGACGCAGGCAACGCAGGCGCGCTTTCCAGCGTGAAGTCGCCATAATACAAAGGCCATGTAACTATGACGTTCTTGGTCGGTGTGCGTTGGATGTTCAGAAGCGGGCTGCCCAATTCAAACGCGCCGATGTCGCTGCCGTCGCCGCCAGCTGCATCCGTCGTGGAGGCGAAATCAAATGGCCGCGGTGCGCCTCGTTGATCGGACGCGACACCGAAGCTTTTCCCTTTGTCGATCGCCGGACTGCCGTTCAGCGGTCTGTGCGTGGGTGTGCAGCCGCCGTTTTCCGCCAGCGGGCCGAGCAACGGATTGAGCGGCGAACCAATGCTTCCGGCTTGGTCGCCATTTATCCCGTCGGTGAAGCCAATCGCGCCATTGGTGTTACCAATCAGATTGAATCCGCCCGATGTTTACGTGCCCTTGAGGTCCGGGCCGGTGACGCCGCTGTTGCCCGCGATGATGCTGTTGGTGATGACATGGATGTAGCTGCTGCCGCTGTCGTCAATGCCGCCGCCGTTGGTACTCGAGTTTCCGGTGACGGTGCAGTTGATCAGGGTCAGGATTCCGGAACCCAGTCCACCAAAGGCAATGCCGCCGCCGCGTTTGGTCGTGATCCCACCGACGAACACCGTGCGATTGCTCGAAATGGTGGTGTTGCGGATGGTCAGCACCGCGCCGGCGTTGGCGAAGATTCCGGCGCCGGCGGCACCGGACTCGTTTCCGGCGAGGGTGCTGTTCTCGACATTCAGATAAACGTCCGAGTCTGCGTAAATCCCGCCGCCGCCGCTGAAGCCGTTAGACTCCGCGTGATTGCCGACGATGGCGCAGGCCGAAATCGTGTTGCTGCCGCCATCCATCTTGATACCCGCGCCATAGTCTGTCGCGAAACCATTGGCGATCGTCAGGCCGGAAATGTTGACGACGCCATTGGTGATGTGAAAGACGCGGTTGGAATTGTTGCCGCTGATTGTGAGTTGCTTCGCGCATGGCCCAACGATGCTGAGACTCTTGCCGATGACCAATTCACCGTTGGTCAATGTAATCATACCTATGACGTTCGAGGCGAAAGTGATCACATGGCCGGGTCCGGAATCCGCGAGGACATATCGCAGCGAACCTGGCCCGTCATCTCCCGTGTGAGTTACCA comes from the Verrucomicrobiota bacterium genome and includes:
- a CDS encoding HEAT repeat domain-containing protein; its protein translation is MNEVLRWGLRDKSTEVRMVAIKSVSCLIPSAQFELLVSALGDVEASIRALAALALGKLKDSRCLEALLKVSTIQR
- a CDS encoding proprotein convertase P-domain-containing protein yields the protein MTLAMLLAGEFSSGARTFQGTGVGPVPDGGSGTPPVYGAPLVISFDVVGVNAPIVDISVAVTLTHTWVGDVDMRLASPNGTNLVLVSRIGVMTATGFGDDSNYGGTYTFNDAAPTPPHIWTVATDGSCGDTCTVTPGTYRTTEAGDFGQINPAPRTQLNLAFAGVTNPNGTWTLMARDAAQNDVGSVTAASLTVHGTLDTNVVTHTGDDGPGSLRYVLADSGPGHVITFASNVIGMITLTNGELVIGKSLSIVGPCAKQLTISGNNSNRVFHITNGVVNISGLTIANGFATDYGAGIKMDGGSNTISACAIVGNHAESNGFSGGGGIYADSDVYLNVENSTLAGNESGAAGAGIFANAGAVLTIRNTTISSNRTVFVGGITTKRGGGIAFGGLGSGILTLINCTVTGNSSTNGGGIDDSGSSYIHVITNSIIAGNSGVTGPDLKGT